The following are from one region of the Gloeomargarita lithophora Alchichica-D10 genome:
- a CDS encoding SAM-dependent methyltransferase → MQESMTRMYQYRLPFLRGELADLPERLTLKDLMPLDHYHYCGTAAIDLAIERLKVTPESQILDIGAGVGGTARYLAQRVGCPVTGLELQPQLCQMAGELTERTGLSERVKFIQGDILEGITGQFDAWLSLLVFLHIPERKTLFSQCAAVLKPGGRFYIEDYVQLQPLNPKEQGTLAQMVACPELPFIPAYQQHLEQAGFGHIAWENVTPLWQDWVQQRLMQFQHKQEHYRQKHGDDLVQSYLNFYQAVADLFSGGNLGGVRMWGQLLP, encoded by the coding sequence ATGCAGGAATCCATGACCCGGATGTACCAATACCGCCTCCCGTTCCTGCGGGGGGAATTGGCCGATTTACCAGAGCGTTTAACCCTCAAAGATTTAATGCCCCTGGATCATTACCATTACTGCGGCACGGCGGCGATTGATCTAGCGATTGAACGTCTTAAGGTTACGCCTGAATCCCAGATTTTAGACATCGGGGCGGGCGTGGGGGGCACGGCGCGTTATTTGGCTCAGCGGGTGGGATGCCCCGTCACGGGGTTAGAACTGCAACCCCAGTTGTGCCAGATGGCGGGGGAACTTACGGAACGCACCGGTTTGTCCGAGCGGGTAAAATTCATCCAGGGGGATATTTTAGAAGGAATTACTGGGCAGTTTGATGCCTGGTTATCCCTGTTGGTGTTTTTGCATATTCCTGAGCGGAAAACGTTATTTTCCCAATGTGCCGCCGTGCTAAAACCGGGGGGGCGATTTTATATTGAAGATTATGTGCAATTGCAACCCCTGAACCCCAAGGAGCAAGGGACTTTAGCGCAGATGGTGGCCTGTCCTGAATTGCCATTTATACCAGCCTATCAACAGCATTTAGAACAGGCGGGTTTTGGTCATATTGCTTGGGAAAATGTCACCCCCCTGTGGCAGGATTGGGTACAGCAAAGGTTGATGCAATTTCAACATAAACAAGAGCATTACCGCCAAAAACACGGCGATGATTTGGTGCAAAGTTATCTAAATTTCTATCAAGCGGTGGCGGATTTATTCAGCGGGGGCAATTTGGGCGGGGTGCGAATGTGGGGGCAATTATTACCCTGA
- a CDS encoding ABC transporter permease: protein MGKHQRSTGAGWGAILGMAWTALNSHRLRTVLTMLGVVIGIASVMVVTAVGQGVQAATARQIQNLGTNLLQIQAGSPRVRGISQGAGNAATLTLQDAQAVATQAPSVQQVAPYLTRQRQVTHGSQNTLTLINGVDGNFWEVRQFQVATGRVFTPMELDTAQSLVVLGATVARDLFGNDSPLGQRVRIQGALYEVIGVMAVKGNTGGFDQDDQVFIPLKNMAGRIVGQNALQGVALSGFWVQVPNAEEMEAAQFQITNLLRIRHQIYPPQPDDFRINNQSDIISAFTAITGLLTVMVGAIAAISLVVGGIGIANIMLVSVVERTREIGIRKAVGATGTAILQQFLAEAVLVSLAGGGIGLALGLGMAWTAAQMLQIPLVLVPWAMVAALVLSAGVGLVAGVVPAQHAARLDPIVALRSE, encoded by the coding sequence ATGGGAAAACACCAACGATCAACGGGGGCGGGGTGGGGCGCAATTTTGGGCATGGCCTGGACGGCTCTGAATAGCCATCGCCTGAGAACTGTTCTGACAATGTTAGGTGTGGTAATTGGCATCGCTTCGGTGATGGTGGTCACGGCGGTGGGTCAGGGGGTGCAGGCGGCGACGGCGCGACAGATTCAAAACCTCGGCACCAATCTCCTGCAAATCCAAGCGGGTTCTCCCCGGGTGCGGGGGATCAGCCAGGGGGCGGGCAATGCGGCCACTTTAACCCTCCAGGATGCCCAGGCGGTGGCCACCCAAGCCCCCTCGGTACAACAGGTGGCTCCCTACCTGACCCGGCAACGGCAGGTCACCCACGGCAGTCAAAATACCTTGACTTTGATCAATGGGGTGGATGGCAATTTCTGGGAGGTGCGCCAATTTCAGGTCGCCACAGGCCGGGTGTTTACCCCGATGGAATTGGATACGGCGCAATCGTTGGTGGTGCTGGGGGCAACGGTGGCGCGGGATTTGTTTGGGAATGATTCCCCCTTGGGGCAACGGGTGCGGATTCAGGGAGCCTTGTACGAAGTCATCGGGGTAATGGCCGTCAAGGGCAATACGGGCGGCTTTGATCAGGACGACCAGGTGTTTATCCCCTTAAAAAATATGGCGGGGCGGATCGTGGGGCAAAATGCCCTGCAAGGGGTGGCTCTGAGCGGGTTTTGGGTGCAGGTGCCCAATGCTGAGGAAATGGAGGCCGCCCAGTTTCAAATTACCAATTTACTGCGGATTCGCCATCAGATTTATCCCCCCCAGCCCGATGATTTTCGCATCAATAACCAAAGTGATATTATCAGTGCCTTTACCGCAATTACGGGCTTGTTAACCGTGATGGTGGGGGCGATTGCGGCCATTTCGCTGGTGGTGGGGGGGATTGGTATTGCCAATATCATGTTGGTTTCGGTGGTGGAACGGACAAGGGAAATTGGCATTCGCAAGGCGGTAGGTGCAACGGGAACGGCGATTTTACAGCAATTTTTAGCCGAAGCGGTGTTGGTCTCCCTGGCGGGGGGGGGCATTGGGCTGGCGTTGGGTCTGGGGATGGCTTGGACAGCGGCGCAAATGCTTCAGATTCCCCTGGTGTTGGTGCCCTGGGCAATGGTCGCCGCCCTGGTGTTGTCCGCTGGGGTGGGTTTGGTGGCGGGGGTAGTGCCAGCGCAACACGCCGCCCGTCTTGACCCGATTGTGGCGCTACGGAGCGAGTAG
- a CDS encoding efflux RND transporter periplasmic adaptor subunit, which translates to MQTWRKRGIGFLPWLGLAALMAGGIGWWASRPRPQKQAQARTATVTRESLPVTIQVNGEVRPERTINLSPKTAGIVRELRVKEGDQVERGQILATMDDANLRGQLTQAQGQVTAAQANFDRLQAGNRTQEIAQAQAQMQEVQAALKQTELNLKRNQTLLTQGAISQQDFELSLTEREQAFARLQQAKQTLDLQKIGSRPEEIAQARGQLQQAQGTLQVIQSQLNDTVLRAPFAGVVTRIFAEPGAFVTPTTSGSTVSSATSSSVLALAATNQVVAKVPENSLPQLRLGQAAKINADAFPEQPFTGRIRQIAVQSVVEQNVNSFEVRLVVDDPQQRLRAGMNTAVTFQVGMLTDALVVPTVAIVRQERRTGVLLAVDPPRFQPIRTGVSVGDKTAVSEGLKAGDKVLLSFPRGERPRTQVPSLIPGLGPRR; encoded by the coding sequence GTGCAAACCTGGCGGAAACGTGGCATTGGCTTCTTGCCCTGGCTGGGGTTAGCGGCACTGATGGCCGGGGGGATTGGGTGGTGGGCTAGCCGTCCCCGCCCCCAGAAACAGGCGCAGGCGAGAACCGCCACCGTGACCCGGGAAAGTCTGCCGGTGACGATTCAGGTGAATGGGGAGGTGCGCCCGGAACGGACGATCAATCTCAGCCCCAAAACCGCTGGCATTGTGCGGGAATTGCGGGTGAAAGAGGGGGATCAAGTGGAGCGGGGGCAGATTTTAGCCACGATGGATGATGCCAATTTGCGGGGTCAACTCACCCAAGCCCAGGGGCAGGTGACGGCGGCACAGGCGAACTTCGACCGGTTACAGGCGGGGAATCGTACCCAGGAAATTGCCCAGGCGCAGGCGCAAATGCAGGAAGTCCAGGCCGCCCTCAAACAAACGGAATTAAACCTTAAACGCAACCAAACGCTGTTGACCCAGGGAGCCATTTCCCAGCAGGATTTTGAACTCTCCCTGACGGAGCGGGAGCAAGCGTTTGCCCGACTGCAACAGGCCAAACAGACCTTGGATTTACAAAAAATCGGCTCTCGCCCGGAAGAGATTGCCCAAGCCCGGGGGCAACTCCAGCAAGCACAAGGCACGTTGCAAGTCATTCAATCGCAATTAAACGATACCGTCCTGCGGGCACCCTTTGCCGGGGTGGTGACCCGGATTTTTGCGGAACCGGGGGCGTTTGTCACCCCCACGACTTCCGGGAGTACGGTGTCTTCGGCCACATCTTCTTCGGTGCTTGCCCTGGCGGCTACGAATCAGGTGGTCGCCAAGGTGCCGGAAAATAGTCTGCCCCAGTTGCGGTTGGGACAAGCGGCCAAAATTAACGCCGATGCGTTTCCCGAACAACCCTTCACCGGGCGGATTCGGCAAATTGCGGTGCAGTCGGTGGTGGAGCAAAATGTCAATAGTTTTGAAGTGCGTTTGGTAGTGGATGACCCGCAACAGCGTTTGCGCGCCGGGATGAATACGGCGGTGACATTTCAGGTGGGAATGCTCACGGATGCCCTGGTGGTGCCCACGGTGGCGATTGTCCGGCAGGAACGGCGCACGGGGGTCTTGCTGGCCGTTGACCCGCCCCGGTTTCAGCCGATTCGCACCGGGGTCAGTGTGGGGGATAAAACCGCTGTCTCCGAAGGGTTAAAGGCAGGGGACAAAGTACTGTTGAGTTTTCCCCGGGGAGAACGCCCTCGCACCCAAGTTCCTTCCCTGATTCCCGGTTTGGGACCCCGGCGGTAG
- a CDS encoding DUF488 domain-containing protein: MQPLFTIGHSQHSLESFIVLLQQHNVTALADVRSMPYSRRLPQFNRPVLEKNLPQAEIRYAFLGKELGARPEDSHCYVDGKALYENIAVTSGFSQGINRILKGVRSHRIALMCAEKDPVTCHRAILVCQHLLPFNLEIGHILTDGSLEYHEDLEDRLLKLHDLQDPEPSNQLSLFSEPTGQKSSREERLKEAYHRQGLKIAYVEKEHSVTNHD; this comes from the coding sequence ATGCAACCCCTATTTACCATTGGTCATTCCCAGCATTCTTTGGAGAGTTTTATTGTCTTATTGCAACAACATAATGTGACTGCTCTAGCCGATGTGCGTTCCATGCCCTATAGTCGGCGTTTACCCCAATTTAATCGCCCAGTTTTAGAAAAAAATTTACCCCAAGCTGAAATTCGTTATGCGTTTTTGGGCAAAGAATTAGGTGCCCGTCCTGAGGATTCTCACTGCTATGTAGATGGCAAAGCCTTATACGAAAATATAGCGGTCACATCAGGGTTTTCCCAGGGAATTAACCGGATTCTCAAGGGTGTGCGAAGCCATCGCATTGCGCTCATGTGTGCAGAGAAAGACCCCGTAACCTGCCATCGCGCAATTTTAGTTTGTCAACATTTACTACCATTTAACTTAGAGATAGGACATATTCTCACCGATGGCTCCTTGGAATACCACGAAGATTTGGAAGACCGTCTGTTAAAACTGCATGATTTACAAGACCCAGAACCCAGCAATCAGCTTTCATTATTCAGCGAACCTACCGGACAAAAATCCAGCCGAGAAGAACGGTTAAAAGAGGCTTATCATAGACAAGGCTTGAAAATTGCCTACGTTGAAAAAGAACATAGTGTGACTAACCATGATTAA
- a CDS encoding DUF488 domain-containing protein: MIKLFTIGFTRKSAAQFFEGLKKVGVKMLIDTRLNNTSQLSGFAKQSDLRYFLDKITQISYEHCLPLAPTQDILDNYKKKKIAWDEYENSYLELIQKRQVESLLSPEQLDHACFLCSEDKPHYCHRRLAAEYLQSRLNNLQVIHL; this comes from the coding sequence ATGATTAAACTATTTACGATTGGATTCACCCGTAAATCCGCCGCTCAATTCTTTGAGGGATTAAAAAAGGTTGGGGTGAAAATGCTGATTGATACTCGGTTAAATAATACCTCCCAATTATCGGGATTTGCCAAACAGTCTGACTTACGGTATTTTTTGGATAAAATCACTCAAATTAGCTATGAGCATTGTTTGCCCTTGGCACCAACCCAAGATATTTTAGATAACTATAAAAAGAAAAAAATTGCTTGGGATGAATATGAAAATTCTTACTTAGAACTCATTCAAAAACGACAGGTAGAATCATTATTAAGTCCAGAACAATTAGACCATGCTTGTTTCTTATGTAGTGAAGATAAGCCCCATTACTGCCATCGTCGTTTAGCGGCAGAATATCTTCAGTCTCGGTTAAATAATCTCCAAGTCATTCATCTCTAG
- a CDS encoding MliC family protein, producing the protein MKTLYFALFVSALVCACNATPPAAADRNVAFSCTNGESVSVRFSPANSTAVLIRNGENIELQQQPSGSGFIYSNGSSTIRGKGDDLTIEIGRMMPIQCKAKETQA; encoded by the coding sequence ATGAAAACGCTCTACTTTGCGCTGTTTGTCTCTGCCCTGGTTTGCGCTTGCAACGCCACCCCGCCCGCAGCGGCTGACCGTAACGTGGCCTTCTCCTGCACAAACGGCGAGAGTGTTTCTGTGCGCTTCTCACCCGCCAACAGCACCGCTGTCTTGATCCGCAACGGCGAAAACATTGAGCTTCAGCAACAACCCAGCGGCTCTGGTTTCATTTATAGCAACGGCTCCAGTACCATTCGTGGCAAAGGCGATGACCTAACCATCGAGATTGGCCGCATGATGCCCATCCAATGTAAGGCGAAGGAGACGCAGGCATAA
- a CDS encoding acetolactate synthase large subunit has translation MNTAELLVHCLENEGVEYIFGLPGEENLELLEAISQSSIQFITTRHEQGAAFMADVYGRLTGRAGVCLSTLGPGATNLMTGVADANLDGAPLVAITGQVGTDRMHIESHQYLDLVAMFAPVTKWNAQIVRPSITPEIVRKAFKIAQQEKPGAVHIDLPENIAAMPAAGHALKQDRQEKVYASFKSIELAAQAIQNAQNPLILVGNGAIRNHAHQALTEFAEALNIPVANSFMGKGVIPYTHPLALWSVGLQLRDHINCALDHTDLMIAIGYDLVEYSPKKWNPQGTMPIIHIGQNSAEIDSSYIPIVEVVGDISDSLNEILKRTHRQGKPAPYALQFREEIRADYQRYALDNEFPIKPQKLIYDLRQVMGENDIVISDVGAHKMWMARHYHCLQPNTCLISNGFAAMGIAVPGGIAAKLVAPNRRVVAVTGDGGFMMNCQELETALRAKTPFVTIIFNDGGYGLIEWKQHQHYGHSRYIEFGNPDFVKLAESMGLKGYRISKTEEFIPTLKTALEQSVPTVIDCPVDYRENLRFTQRAGDLVCRI, from the coding sequence ATGAACACAGCCGAATTGTTGGTTCATTGTTTAGAAAATGAGGGGGTAGAATACATTTTTGGCTTGCCCGGAGAAGAAAATTTAGAACTATTAGAAGCCATTAGCCAATCATCAATTCAATTTATCACTACCCGCCATGAACAAGGGGCGGCATTTATGGCGGATGTCTATGGTCGTTTGACCGGGCGGGCGGGGGTGTGTTTATCTACCTTGGGGCCGGGAGCCACCAACCTGATGACCGGGGTGGCGGATGCCAATTTGGATGGGGCACCCTTGGTCGCCATTACCGGGCAAGTGGGCACGGATCGGATGCACATTGAATCCCATCAATACCTGGATTTGGTGGCGATGTTTGCGCCGGTTACCAAGTGGAATGCCCAGATTGTGCGCCCCAGTATTACACCTGAAATTGTCCGCAAAGCCTTCAAAATTGCCCAGCAGGAAAAACCGGGGGCAGTGCATATTGATTTGCCCGAAAATATTGCCGCCATGCCCGCCGCTGGTCATGCCCTCAAACAGGACCGCCAGGAGAAAGTTTATGCTTCTTTCAAAAGTATTGAACTGGCCGCCCAAGCGATCCAAAATGCTCAAAATCCTTTAATTTTAGTTGGCAATGGGGCGATTAGAAATCATGCCCATCAAGCCCTCACCGAATTTGCCGAAGCCTTAAACATTCCTGTTGCCAATAGTTTTATGGGTAAAGGGGTGATTCCCTACACCCATCCCCTGGCCTTGTGGAGTGTGGGTTTACAACTGCGGGATCATATTAATTGCGCCCTGGATCATACGGATTTAATGATTGCTATTGGCTATGATTTGGTGGAATATTCTCCCAAAAAATGGAATCCCCAGGGCACGATGCCGATTATTCACATCGGCCAAAATTCTGCTGAAATTGACAGCAGTTATATTCCCATCGTGGAAGTGGTGGGGGATATTTCTGATTCCTTAAACGAAATTCTCAAACGTACCCATCGCCAAGGCAAACCGGCACCCTATGCCCTGCAATTTCGGGAGGAAATTCGGGCAGATTATCAACGCTATGCCCTGGACAATGAATTTCCCATCAAGCCCCAAAAACTGATTTATGATTTGCGGCAAGTGATGGGTGAGAATGACATTGTGATCAGTGATGTGGGCGCCCATAAGATGTGGATGGCTCGGCATTATCATTGTCTGCAACCCAATACCTGTTTGATTTCCAATGGCTTTGCGGCGATGGGGATTGCGGTACCGGGGGGGATTGCGGCCAAATTGGTGGCTCCCAACCGCCGGGTAGTGGCGGTCACCGGGGATGGGGGATTTATGATGAACTGTCAGGAATTGGAAACTGCTTTACGGGCAAAAACTCCTTTTGTAACGATTATTTTTAATGATGGGGGTTATGGCTTGATTGAATGGAAACAACACCAACATTACGGCCATAGTCGTTATATTGAATTTGGCAATCCCGATTTTGTCAAACTTGCCGAAAGTATGGGCTTAAAAGGTTATCGAATTAGTAAAACTGAGGAGTTTATTCCTACTTTGAAAACAGCTTTGGAACAATCGGTGCCCACCGTGATTGATTGTCCGGTAGATTATCGGGAAAATCTGCGGTTTACCCAACGGGCGGGGGATTTAGTGTGTCGTATTTGA
- the leuS gene encoding leucine--tRNA ligase: MTPPRYQPAELEPRWQKVWREQELDKTSTNSQQPKYYALSMFPYPSGNLHMGHVRNYTITDVIARVRRMQGYRVLHPMGWDAFGLPAENAAIDRGIHPARWTESNIANMRRQLQSLGLSYDWGWELASCQPQYYRWTQWLFLQMWQMGLAYQKSAQVNWDPVDQTVLANEQVDSEGRSWRSGAQVEQKLLKQWFLRITNYAEALLKDLDQLSGWPERVKTMQANWIGRSTGAYLEFPVVGHDEKIAVFTTRPDTVFGVSYLVLAPEHPLVSALTAPSHRLRVQELCQELTNLSVEERTANDQPQRGVPLGTEAVNPFNQQRAPIWIADYVLYEYGTGAVMGVPAHDERDFSFAQQYDLPITQVIVPPGVGEITPLQKAYTEPGILIHSGEFDGLESPITKEKITQTAQERGWGEQRVQYRLRDWLISRQRYWGVPIPMIHCDHCGVLPVPASDLPVLLPENINLSGRGLSPLAQLTEWVQVPCPECGRPARRETDTMDTFIDSSWYFLRFADANNDQGIFDPEKVNDWLPVDQYVGGIEHAILHLLYSRFITKVLRDQGLINFGEPFQRLLTQGMVQGLTYKTVQTGRYLTPEQVIDPQGECRDRETNEPVAIFYEKMSKSKYNGVDPEQVLGKYGADTARMFILFKAPPEKDLEWDDADVEGQFRFLNRVWRLVQNYQEHPPKNTSDATGAERNLRRVIHQTIQAVTSDTTEEYQFNTAIASLMKLTNELTDYQGTNSGFFDEGIQVLLTLLAPFAPHLAEELWHQLGHKGSIHRQPWPLVDKSALVVDEIPLVIQIMGKTRGTIPAPSQADQATLEQLAKDSDVGQRYLQNQTIKKVIYVPGKLLNFVLEP; the protein is encoded by the coding sequence ATGACCCCCCCCCGTTATCAACCGGCGGAACTGGAACCCCGTTGGCAAAAAGTCTGGCGGGAACAGGAGTTGGATAAAACCAGTACAAATTCTCAACAACCTAAATACTATGCCCTGTCCATGTTTCCCTATCCGTCGGGAAATTTACACATGGGTCATGTGCGAAACTATACGATTACCGATGTGATTGCGCGGGTGCGGCGGATGCAGGGGTATCGGGTACTGCACCCGATGGGCTGGGATGCCTTTGGGTTACCCGCGGAAAATGCGGCCATTGACCGGGGGATTCACCCCGCCCGCTGGACGGAAAGCAATATCGCCAATATGCGGCGGCAATTACAATCCCTGGGGCTGAGCTACGACTGGGGGTGGGAGTTGGCGAGTTGTCAACCGCAGTACTATCGCTGGACGCAATGGTTGTTTTTACAAATGTGGCAGATGGGTTTGGCCTACCAGAAGTCCGCCCAGGTGAATTGGGACCCGGTGGATCAGACCGTGCTGGCCAATGAGCAGGTGGACAGCGAGGGGCGTTCCTGGCGTTCGGGTGCCCAGGTGGAGCAGAAATTACTGAAACAATGGTTTTTACGGATTACCAATTATGCCGAAGCCTTGCTCAAGGATTTAGACCAACTCAGCGGCTGGCCGGAGCGGGTAAAAACCATGCAGGCCAACTGGATCGGGCGTTCCACCGGGGCATACCTGGAATTTCCGGTAGTGGGTCATGATGAAAAAATTGCCGTCTTTACCACCCGCCCGGATACGGTGTTTGGGGTGTCCTACCTGGTCTTGGCACCGGAACATCCCTTAGTTTCAGCATTAACCGCCCCCTCCCACCGGTTGCGGGTGCAGGAATTGTGCCAAGAATTAACCAACCTGTCCGTCGAGGAACGTACAGCCAATGACCAGCCCCAGCGGGGGGTACCCCTGGGGACTGAGGCGGTCAACCCCTTTAACCAGCAACGGGCACCCATCTGGATTGCGGACTATGTATTGTATGAATACGGTACGGGAGCGGTAATGGGGGTTCCCGCCCACGATGAACGGGATTTTAGCTTTGCCCAGCAGTACGATTTACCGATTACCCAGGTGATTGTCCCCCCCGGAGTTGGCGAAATAACCCCATTACAAAAGGCATACACAGAGCCGGGAATTTTAATTCATTCGGGGGAATTTGATGGTTTAGAGTCGCCAATTACCAAAGAAAAAATCACCCAGACAGCCCAGGAGCGGGGCTGGGGTGAACAGCGAGTGCAGTACCGTTTGCGGGATTGGTTGATTTCGCGCCAGCGGTATTGGGGGGTGCCGATTCCCATGATCCACTGCGACCACTGCGGTGTACTGCCCGTCCCGGCGAGTGATTTGCCGGTGTTACTGCCCGAAAATATCAACCTGAGCGGGCGGGGTTTGTCGCCTTTAGCCCAACTCACCGAATGGGTGCAGGTGCCTTGTCCCGAATGTGGTCGCCCTGCCCGGCGGGAAACCGATACGATGGATACGTTTATTGACTCGTCCTGGTATTTTTTGCGTTTTGCCGATGCGAACAACGACCAAGGGATTTTTGATCCAGAGAAAGTTAATGATTGGCTCCCGGTGGATCAGTATGTGGGAGGCATTGAACACGCTATTTTACATTTACTTTATTCCCGCTTTATTACCAAAGTGCTACGGGATCAGGGGTTAATTAATTTTGGGGAACCCTTTCAACGATTACTCACCCAAGGCATGGTGCAGGGGTTGACCTATAAAACCGTGCAAACTGGCCGATATTTAACCCCAGAGCAAGTGATTGATCCGCAGGGAGAATGCCGGGACAGGGAAACCAATGAACCGGTGGCGATATTCTATGAAAAAATGTCCAAGTCCAAATACAATGGCGTTGATCCCGAACAGGTTTTAGGGAAATACGGTGCCGATACCGCTCGGATGTTTATCTTATTCAAAGCCCCACCGGAAAAGGATTTAGAATGGGATGATGCGGATGTGGAGGGACAATTTCGGTTTTTGAACCGGGTTTGGCGGTTGGTGCAAAATTACCAGGAACATCCCCCAAAAAACACCTCAGATGCCACTGGTGCCGAACGCAATTTACGGCGGGTGATTCACCAAACTATTCAAGCGGTTACATCTGATACTACTGAAGAATATCAGTTTAATACGGCCATCGCCAGTCTGATGAAACTCACGAATGAATTGACCGATTATCAAGGTACAAACTCCGGTTTTTTTGATGAAGGAATACAGGTATTATTAACCCTTTTAGCCCCCTTTGCCCCCCATTTGGCAGAAGAGTTGTGGCATCAATTGGGACACAAAGGTTCCATTCATCGGCAACCCTGGCCGCTGGTAGATAAGAGTGCTTTGGTGGTAGATGAAATTCCCCTGGTGATTCAGATCATGGGCAAAACCCGCGGGACGATTCCCGCCCCCAGTCAAGCGGATCAGGCCACTTTGGAACAGTTAGCAAAAGATTCCGATGTGGGTCAACGCTATTTGCAGAATCAAACCATCAAAAAAGTAATCTATGTCCCTGGTAAATTATTGAATTTTGTGCTTGAACCCTAA
- a CDS encoding PH domain-containing protein has translation MGIREDVIFEGGPHRGDLILNLVLGFTLIWLPLTIGAVTRALWLRYRITSRRVTVNGGWLGQNRSDVIYSEITKVVTISRGFGFWGDMVITLKDGKRLELRSLPRFRELASYITERIDPQARQASTPLGQAT, from the coding sequence ATGGGCATCCGAGAAGACGTGATTTTTGAGGGCGGCCCCCACCGGGGGGATTTAATCTTAAATTTGGTGTTGGGGTTTACCTTGATTTGGTTGCCTTTGACTATTGGGGCGGTGACCCGTGCCCTTTGGTTGCGCTACCGGATTACCAGCCGTCGGGTGACGGTGAATGGGGGCTGGCTGGGGCAAAACCGCTCGGATGTGATTTACAGCGAAATTACCAAAGTGGTGACCATCTCCCGCGGGTTTGGGTTTTGGGGGGATATGGTGATCACGCTAAAAGATGGCAAACGCCTGGAATTGCGCTCCTTGCCCCGGTTTCGGGAATTAGCCAGCTACATTACCGAGCGGATTGACCCGCAAGCTCGCCAAGCCAGTACCCCCCTGGGGCAGGCCACCTAG
- the rnpA gene encoding ribonuclease P protein component: MGLARCQRLRGHRVFAALYQNHRHQRGQFFRLRYRPHPEGTGVQAAVVVSTKVSKKAVQRNRLKRQMRSVLRQLLPECTPGWQMVITAQPQALTGQYGDFLRELEQLLQRAGMIHGHPRRRDF; the protein is encoded by the coding sequence GTGGGGCTGGCTCGGTGCCAACGCCTGCGGGGTCATCGGGTTTTTGCCGCCCTTTACCAAAATCATCGGCACCAGCGGGGGCAATTTTTCCGTCTCCGTTACCGACCCCACCCGGAAGGCACGGGGGTACAGGCGGCGGTGGTGGTCAGTACCAAGGTGAGCAAAAAAGCCGTCCAACGCAACCGGCTCAAGCGGCAAATGCGCTCGGTACTACGCCAATTACTCCCGGAATGTACCCCCGGTTGGCAGATGGTCATCACGGCGCAACCCCAGGCGTTGACGGGACAATACGGGGATTTTCTGCGAGAATTAGAACAGCTTTTGCAACGGGCGGGCATGATTCATGGGCATCCGAGAAGACGTGATTTTTGA
- the rpmH gene encoding 50S ribosomal protein L34 → MTKRTLEGTSRKRLRRSGFRARMATPGGRRVLQARRTKGRKRLALV, encoded by the coding sequence ATGACCAAGCGCACCCTGGAAGGCACCAGTCGCAAACGCCTACGCCGTTCTGGTTTTCGGGCACGGATGGCGACTCCCGGCGGACGGCGGGTACTGCAAGCCCGGCGCACCAAGGGGCGCAAGCGGTTAGCTTTGGTGTAG